From Roseburia hominis, the proteins below share one genomic window:
- a CDS encoding DUF554 domain-containing protein, with translation MNFEMTGLGTIINVVGIIAGGILGRVCGSFLKERYQDTLNKTCGVCVLFIGIGGAMEGMLTVNGDSVASGSSMLIVICMVLGALLGELLNLEDKMEQFGEWLKKRTGNSGEKRFVEGFVTASLTVSIGAMAIVGAIEDGLTGDYSILATKAVLDFIIVLVMTCSLGKGCVFSAIPVAAIQVTFTCLAGFMKPLMTKLALTYLSMIGSILIFCVGLNLVWGKKIRVANLLPAIIFAVAISFMA, from the coding sequence ATGAATTTTGAAATGACAGGACTTGGGACGATTATTAATGTAGTTGGCATTATTGCAGGAGGAATCCTGGGGAGAGTTTGTGGAAGTTTTCTGAAAGAGCGCTATCAGGATACTTTGAATAAGACCTGCGGTGTCTGCGTTCTTTTCATAGGAATCGGCGGCGCGATGGAGGGTATGCTCACCGTAAACGGCGATTCTGTTGCGAGCGGCAGTTCCATGCTGATTGTGATTTGTATGGTGCTGGGAGCATTGTTGGGAGAACTTTTGAATTTGGAAGATAAAATGGAACAATTTGGCGAGTGGCTGAAAAAGAGGACAGGGAATTCCGGGGAGAAGCGGTTTGTGGAAGGATTCGTGACGGCTTCTTTGACCGTGAGCATTGGGGCGATGGCCATTGTGGGTGCAATCGAGGACGGTCTGACCGGAGATTATTCGATTCTGGCGACCAAGGCCGTGCTGGACTTCATAATCGTTCTTGTCATGACCTGTTCTCTGGGAAAAGGGTGTGTCTTTTCCGCAATACCGGTCGCCGCGATCCAAGTAACCTTCACCTGCCTGGCCGGATTTATGAAACCGCTTATGACAAAGCTGGCGCTGACATATCTGTCCATGATCGGTTCAATCCTTATTTTCTGTGTGGGACTCAATCTGGTCTGGGGGAAAAAGATACGTGTGGCAAACCTTCTCCCGGCGATTATATTTGCGGTAGCGATATCATTTATGGCATAG
- a CDS encoding aldehyde dehydrogenase — MNKAEIRQIVEDQRTYFHSGVTLEVEFRIEALRKLKASIQSHEEEINEAIKKDLGKSAFESYMCETGLVQSEITYMLKHIRKFAKEKRVMTPLAQFHSRSYKKPSPYGVVLVMSPWNYPFLLTIEPLVDAIAAGNTAVLKPSAYSPNTSEIMRTIIEECFHKKYVALVTGGRAENTCLLEEHFDYIFFTGSQAVGREVMKQASRHLTPVTLELGGKSPCIVEKSANIKLAARRIVFGKYLNCGQTCVAPDYIYCDKMIKDQLIAEMKRQIRRQFGKQPLANGNYGKMINEKHFDRVCGLMDSRKVVFGGKTDAAALKIEPTIMDHVTFEDAVMQEEIFGPVLPVLTYESIDAAIEKINSMQHPLALYLFTNDKEIADKVTSRCGYGGGCINDTIIHLATSEMGFGGFGESGMGSYHGKDGFDTFTHYKSIVDKKTWLDLPMRYQPYRKIYGKLVHMFLK, encoded by the coding sequence ATGAATAAGGCAGAAATCAGGCAGATCGTAGAGGACCAGAGAACGTATTTCCATTCTGGTGTGACTTTGGAGGTGGAGTTTCGGATCGAGGCTCTTAGGAAGCTGAAGGCCAGTATCCAAAGCCATGAAGAGGAGATTAATGAGGCGATTAAAAAAGACCTGGGGAAGAGCGCATTTGAGAGTTACATGTGTGAGACGGGGCTGGTGCAAAGTGAGATTACCTATATGCTAAAGCATATCAGAAAATTTGCAAAAGAGAAACGGGTCATGACGCCTCTTGCACAATTCCATTCCCGAAGTTATAAAAAGCCGTCCCCATATGGCGTCGTGCTGGTGATGAGTCCATGGAATTATCCGTTCCTTCTCACGATTGAGCCTTTGGTAGATGCGATTGCCGCAGGAAATACGGCGGTGTTAAAGCCCAGTGCCTACTCCCCGAACACCAGTGAGATCATGAGGACCATCATAGAGGAGTGTTTCCATAAAAAATATGTGGCGCTTGTCACAGGAGGCAGGGCGGAAAATACATGCCTTTTGGAAGAACATTTCGACTATATTTTCTTCACCGGAAGTCAGGCAGTGGGGCGGGAGGTCATGAAACAGGCATCGCGCCATCTGACGCCGGTGACGCTGGAGCTTGGAGGGAAGAGTCCGTGCATCGTGGAAAAAAGCGCAAATATTAAGCTGGCGGCAAGGCGGATCGTGTTCGGAAAATACCTGAACTGCGGACAGACCTGCGTGGCGCCGGATTACATTTATTGCGATAAGATGATCAAAGATCAGTTGATTGCCGAGATGAAGCGGCAGATCCGCAGACAGTTTGGAAAACAGCCGCTGGCGAACGGAAATTACGGAAAGATGATCAATGAGAAACATTTTGACAGAGTCTGCGGCCTGATGGACAGCAGAAAAGTAGTGTTCGGAGGAAAGACGGACGCTGCGGCTCTGAAAATCGAGCCCACGATTATGGATCACGTGACGTTTGAAGATGCAGTTATGCAGGAAGAGATTTTTGGGCCGGTGCTTCCGGTCCTGACTTATGAATCTATCGATGCGGCGATTGAGAAGATCAACTCCATGCAGCACCCGCTGGCGCTCTATTTGTTTACGAACGATAAGGAGATCGCAGACAAAGTGACTTCACGGTGCGGCTACGGCGGAGGCTGTATCAACGATACGATCATTCATCTGGCGACCAGTGAGATGGGATTTGGCGGTTTTGGAGAGAGCGGAATGGGGTCCTATCACGGAAAGGACGGATTTGATACCTTTACGCATTACAAGAGTATTGTGGATAAAAAGACCTGGCTGGATTTGCCGATGCGGTATCAGCCATATAGGAAGATTTATGGGAAGCTGGTTCATATGTTTTTGAAATAG
- a CDS encoding YkgJ family cysteine cluster protein, which translates to MKRQVDLKEISDGRLYGSNDLVKADCGDCAGCFACCCNMGQSIILDPLDVFRLTKGLNMSFEELLAGKVELHVVDGLILPNLKMQTENARGVAEGPEEAGGKCGFLSESGRCTIHAIRPGICRLFPLGRYYENGGFQYFLQVHECRKENRAKVKVKKWIDTPELKRYEKFVNDWHYFLMDMEERVKENPWEMKAVSMEILKRFYLIPYEEGDFYSQFEARLREAEPMQNSTEE; encoded by the coding sequence ATGAAACGACAGGTAGATTTGAAGGAAATATCAGACGGAAGGTTATATGGCAGTAATGATTTGGTGAAGGCAGACTGCGGTGATTGCGCGGGGTGCTTTGCGTGCTGCTGCAACATGGGGCAGTCAATCATTCTCGATCCGCTCGACGTATTTCGATTAACGAAAGGGCTGAATATGAGTTTCGAGGAGCTTTTGGCCGGGAAAGTAGAACTGCATGTGGTCGACGGTCTGATTCTGCCTAATTTGAAAATGCAGACGGAAAATGCGAGAGGCGTGGCCGAAGGCCCGGAGGAAGCAGGTGGGAAATGCGGGTTTTTGAGCGAATCCGGGCGTTGCACGATTCACGCCATCAGACCGGGAATCTGCCGGTTGTTTCCGCTGGGGAGATATTACGAAAATGGGGGATTCCAGTATTTTCTCCAGGTACATGAGTGCCGAAAGGAAAATCGGGCGAAGGTGAAAGTGAAAAAGTGGATTGATACCCCGGAACTTAAGCGGTATGAGAAATTTGTGAATGACTGGCATTATTTCCTGATGGATATGGAAGAGAGGGTGAAGGAGAACCCCTGGGAGATGAAGGCGGTATCCATGGAGATCCTGAAAAGATTTTATTTGATTCCGTATGAGGAAGGGGATTTTTATTCCCAGTTCGAGGCGAGGCTTAGGGAAGCGGAGCCGATGCAAAATAGTACAGAAGAATAG
- a CDS encoding iron-containing alcohol dehydrogenase — MNPLKKMYCRIFQGAFKLALPVLPYRRPKTVKSVKLLPDVLKKRGCDRVLIVTDAGIMQLGLTKRLEKALTENQIGYSIYDKTVANPTTVNVAEALELYEQDACSAIIGFGGGSSMDCAKAVGARVAKPKQSLAKMKGILKVHKRIPLLIAIPTTAGTGSETTLAAVITDAQTRHKYAINDFPLIPRYAVLDPKVTLSLPPHITATTGMDALTHAVEAYIGNSTTPGTRKDALMAVKLIFENLDIAYSDGANVEARSNMLKASYYAGCAFTKSYVGYVHAVAHSLGGEYNVPHGLANAILLPFVLEVYGEKIYKKLKQLAVAAGIADADTPEAQAAEAFIEEIKAMKKRFGIGDTVPEIQEEDITKLAHYADKEANPLYPVPVLMDAGELETFYYMLLSV; from the coding sequence ATGAATCCACTTAAGAAAATGTATTGTCGAATATTTCAGGGAGCATTTAAACTGGCATTGCCAGTGTTGCCTTATCGGAGACCTAAAACCGTAAAGAGTGTTAAACTTCTGCCTGATGTGTTGAAAAAACGGGGCTGTGATCGGGTGCTCATCGTGACGGACGCCGGAATTATGCAGTTAGGACTTACCAAAAGGTTGGAAAAGGCTTTGACGGAAAATCAGATCGGCTATTCTATTTACGATAAGACGGTAGCGAATCCGACGACTGTAAATGTGGCGGAGGCATTGGAACTGTATGAGCAGGACGCGTGCAGTGCAATCATCGGTTTTGGGGGCGGCTCCAGTATGGACTGTGCGAAAGCAGTGGGCGCCCGGGTCGCTAAGCCGAAACAGTCCCTTGCAAAGATGAAGGGGATTTTGAAGGTACATAAGAGGATTCCGCTCTTGATTGCCATTCCGACTACGGCGGGAACGGGCAGCGAGACAACGTTGGCGGCAGTGATCACGGACGCCCAGACAAGGCATAAATACGCAATCAATGATTTCCCGCTGATTCCGCGTTATGCGGTGCTTGACCCGAAGGTGACTTTAAGCCTGCCGCCACATATTACGGCGACGACCGGAATGGACGCCCTGACTCATGCGGTGGAGGCATATATCGGGAATTCAACTACGCCCGGGACGAGAAAAGATGCGCTGATGGCAGTGAAATTGATATTTGAAAACCTGGATATCGCTTACAGCGATGGTGCAAATGTGGAAGCGAGAAGTAATATGCTAAAGGCCTCATACTATGCGGGCTGTGCATTTACGAAATCTTATGTGGGATATGTACATGCTGTTGCGCATTCTCTTGGCGGGGAATATAATGTACCTCATGGCCTGGCAAATGCGATTCTTCTCCCGTTTGTGCTGGAAGTTTATGGAGAAAAAATATATAAGAAATTAAAACAGCTTGCCGTTGCGGCAGGTATTGCAGATGCGGACACTCCGGAAGCACAGGCGGCAGAGGCTTTTATTGAAGAGATCAAAGCTATGAAAAAACGGTTTGGGATTGGAGATACGGTGCCGGAGATTCAGGAAGAGGATATTACCAAGCTGGCACATTACGCAGATAAGGAGGCCAATCCGCTCTACCCGGTTCCGGTGCTGATGGACGCCGGTGAGCTGGAGACATTTTACTATATGCTGCTTTCTGTTTAA
- a CDS encoding radical SAM protein, with amino-acid sequence MGCMLCPRRCGSDRENGKTGFCGETAAVRVARAALHMWEEPCISGTEGSGTVFFTGCTLRCVYCQNHQISVGDVGKIVSEERLAEIFLELLEKGANNINLVTPTHFVPQIIRALDKAKSRGMHLPVVYNTGGYECEETLKMLEGYVDVYLPDFKYMSVKHAGQYSAAPDYPQVAMRAVAQMVKQTGSPVFDERGMMVKGVIVRYLLLPGCLGDAKKIVEYLYRTYGNQIYMSLMNQYTPLNTLDREKYPRLGNKVSERAYERLVDYAISLGVEQAFIQEGETAKESFIPPFTLEGV; translated from the coding sequence ATGGGGTGCATGCTGTGTCCGAGAAGATGTGGCTCGGACAGAGAGAACGGAAAAACAGGATTTTGCGGGGAGACGGCAGCAGTGCGTGTGGCACGTGCTGCCCTTCATATGTGGGAGGAGCCTTGCATCTCAGGGACGGAAGGGTCCGGGACCGTATTTTTTACCGGGTGCACGCTGCGGTGCGTATACTGCCAGAACCATCAGATTTCTGTCGGAGATGTAGGGAAGATCGTATCTGAGGAGAGGCTGGCGGAGATTTTTCTGGAGCTTTTGGAAAAAGGGGCAAATAATATCAATCTGGTGACGCCGACTCATTTTGTGCCGCAGATCATTCGGGCGCTTGACAAGGCAAAGAGCCGGGGAATGCATCTTCCGGTGGTGTACAATACGGGCGGTTATGAGTGCGAAGAGACCTTGAAAATGCTGGAAGGCTATGTAGACGTGTATTTGCCGGATTTTAAATATATGAGTGTTAAGCATGCCGGGCAGTATTCGGCAGCGCCGGATTATCCGCAGGTCGCGATGAGGGCAGTTGCTCAGATGGTAAAGCAGACGGGCTCCCCCGTGTTTGATGAGCGGGGAATGATGGTAAAAGGCGTGATCGTGCGGTATTTATTACTGCCCGGGTGCCTCGGTGACGCTAAAAAAATCGTGGAATATTTGTATCGGACTTATGGAAATCAGATCTATATGAGTCTTATGAATCAGTATACGCCGCTTAACACGCTGGATAGAGAAAAGTATCCGAGGCTGGGGAACAAGGTGAGTGAGCGCGCCTATGAACGGCTGGTTGACTATGCCATTTCCTTGGGGGTGGAGCAGGCGTTTATCCAGGAGGGCGAGACGGCAAAGGAAAGTTTTATTCCGCCGTTTACGTTGGAAGGAGTATAA
- the glsA gene encoding glutaminase A produces the protein MKDIMEQAMLEGRKEIPFGETASYIPELGRVDKNQLGLSIFTSDGRRYSVGDTKVRFTIQSISKVISLAVALEKCGFDKVFDKVGMEPSGDAFNSLVKLDLSSNYPFNPMINSGALAIAGYLVQVTDFEEMLNIARKLCLDEEIVMDEAVYQSEMSHISRNKAIAYLLESKGIIKVDVEKCLDLYVRMCSLSVTAESLAGFGLVLSTDGLHPITGRRLLNSDVVRVVETIMLTCGMYDGSGEFAVRVGIPTKSGVGGGLLSVVDRRMGIGIFGPALDKKGNSIAGRSMLQYLSKELSLHMFAPRIPGMRW, from the coding sequence ATGAAGGATATCATGGAGCAGGCGATGCTTGAGGGAAGGAAGGAGATTCCCTTCGGCGAGACAGCCTCCTATATTCCGGAGCTGGGAAGAGTGGACAAGAATCAGCTCGGACTTAGCATTTTCACCAGTGACGGAAGACGTTATAGTGTTGGAGATACAAAGGTACGGTTTACCATACAGAGTATTTCCAAGGTTATTTCGCTGGCGGTCGCGCTGGAAAAATGTGGATTTGACAAGGTTTTTGATAAGGTGGGAATGGAACCGTCGGGGGACGCGTTTAATTCGCTGGTAAAGCTGGACCTTTCCAGTAATTATCCCTTTAACCCGATGATCAATTCCGGAGCCCTGGCGATTGCGGGATACCTGGTGCAGGTGACAGATTTTGAGGAAATGCTGAATATTGCCAGAAAACTCTGCCTGGACGAGGAGATTGTGATGGACGAGGCGGTCTATCAGTCTGAGATGAGTCACATTTCCCGAAACAAGGCGATTGCCTATCTGTTGGAAAGTAAAGGGATTATCAAAGTAGATGTGGAAAAATGTCTGGATCTCTATGTGCGCATGTGTTCCTTAAGCGTTACGGCGGAGAGTCTGGCGGGATTTGGGCTGGTGCTGTCGACGGACGGGCTTCACCCGATTACCGGGCGGCGTCTCTTAAACAGTGATGTGGTCCGGGTTGTGGAGACGATCATGCTGACCTGCGGAATGTACGATGGTTCGGGGGAATTTGCGGTGCGTGTCGGCATTCCTACCAAAAGCGGCGTGGGCGGCGGACTTCTGTCGGTCGTGGACCGGCGTATGGGAATCGGAATCTTTGGACCGGCATTGGATAAGAAGGGAAATAGTATTGCGGGGCGGAGTATGCTGCAATATTTGTCAAAGGAACTGAGTCTTCATATGTTTGCGCCGAGGATTCCGGGAATGCGGTGGTAG